One genomic window of Pseudomonas sp. LFM046 includes the following:
- a CDS encoding class I SAM-dependent methyltransferase, which translates to MDPRSEVLLRQSELFQGPLLLAGLPADDLLGALHQARGWSWHAGEQVALEARFPGRCQFGTTAPAGEFGAAVLFLPKSRELTDYLLAALAACLPSGELFLVGEKRGGIERAAKQLAVFGKPRKLDSARHCQLWQVSIEQAPAAPDLEALAQHYQLDLSDGPLDVISLPGVFSHGRLDRGSALLLQQLDGLPTGHVLDFGCGAGVLGAVLKRRYPQSRLTLLDVDAFAVASSRLTLAANGLEGEVIAADGIHGAPEGLSVIVSNPPFHQGVHTDYQASEDLLREARRHLAPGGELRLVANSFLKYPPLIEQHLGACRTLAEGDGFRIYSARRG; encoded by the coding sequence ATGGACCCGCGCAGTGAAGTGCTGCTTCGCCAGTCGGAACTCTTCCAGGGCCCGTTGCTGCTGGCCGGCCTGCCGGCCGACGACCTGCTGGGCGCCCTGCACCAGGCGCGGGGCTGGAGCTGGCACGCGGGCGAGCAGGTAGCGCTCGAAGCACGCTTCCCCGGCCGTTGCCAGTTCGGCACGACCGCGCCGGCGGGCGAATTTGGCGCCGCGGTTCTCTTTCTGCCGAAATCCCGCGAACTGACCGATTACCTGCTGGCGGCCCTGGCCGCCTGCCTGCCGAGCGGGGAACTCTTCCTGGTCGGCGAGAAACGCGGCGGCATCGAGCGGGCCGCCAAGCAGTTGGCCGTTTTCGGCAAACCGCGCAAGCTGGACAGCGCACGCCACTGCCAGCTCTGGCAGGTGAGCATCGAACAAGCCCCCGCCGCACCCGACCTGGAGGCCCTGGCCCAGCATTACCAGTTGGACCTGAGCGACGGCCCGCTGGACGTGATCAGTCTGCCGGGCGTCTTCAGCCACGGCCGACTGGATCGCGGTTCCGCCCTTCTTCTGCAGCAACTGGACGGCCTTCCGACCGGCCATGTGCTGGACTTCGGCTGCGGTGCCGGAGTGCTCGGCGCGGTGCTCAAGCGGCGTTATCCACAGAGCCGCCTGACCCTGCTGGACGTGGACGCCTTCGCCGTGGCCAGCAGCCGCCTGACCCTGGCGGCCAACGGCCTGGAGGGCGAGGTGATCGCCGCCGACGGTATCCATGGCGCGCCCGAGGGCCTGTCCGTGATCGTCAGCAACCCGCCCTTCCATCAGGGCGTGCACACCGATTACCAGGCCAGCGAGGACCTGCTGCGCGAAGCCCGGCGGCACCTGGCTCCCGGTGGTGAATTGCGCCTGGTGGCAAACAGTTTCCTCAAGTACCCGCCGCTGATCGAACAGCACCTGGGAGCGTGTCGCACCCTCGCCGAGGGCGATGGCTTCCGTATCTACAGCGCCCGCCGGGGCTGA
- a CDS encoding LysE family transporter, whose amino-acid sequence MYWTEFLTVALIHLLAVASPGPDFAIVVRESVAHGRRAGTWTALGVGTGIFVHVTYSLLGIGLIVSQSIMLFNALKWAAAAYLLYIGIKALRARPADPVAAEAALMAGERSPRGAFVTGFVTNGLNPKATLFFLSLFTVVINPHTPLAIQAGYGVYLAFATAAWFSLVALLFSQRRVRAGFARMGHWFDRLMGAVLVGLGVKLAFTELK is encoded by the coding sequence ATGTACTGGACGGAATTCCTGACCGTTGCCCTGATCCACCTGCTGGCCGTCGCCAGCCCGGGACCGGACTTCGCCATCGTCGTGCGCGAAAGCGTGGCCCACGGTCGCCGCGCCGGCACCTGGACAGCCCTGGGAGTGGGGACCGGCATCTTCGTGCACGTGACTTACTCGCTGCTGGGCATCGGCCTGATCGTGTCCCAGTCGATCATGCTGTTCAACGCGCTGAAGTGGGCCGCCGCCGCCTACCTGCTGTACATCGGCATCAAGGCCCTGCGTGCCCGTCCGGCTGACCCGGTGGCCGCCGAGGCTGCGCTCATGGCGGGCGAGCGCAGCCCGCGCGGTGCCTTCGTCACCGGTTTCGTCACCAATGGGCTGAACCCCAAGGCGACGCTGTTTTTCCTCTCGCTGTTCACGGTGGTGATCAACCCCCATACGCCGCTGGCGATCCAGGCGGGCTACGGCGTTTACCTGGCCTTCGCCACCGCCGCGTGGTTCAGCCTGGTGGCCCTGCTGTTCAGTCAGCGTCGCGTACGCGCGGGCTTCGCTCGCATGGGGCATTGGTTCGATCGGCTGATGGGGGCGGTGTTGGTGGGGCTGGGGGTCAAGCTGGCGTTCACCGAGCTGAAGTAA
- a CDS encoding 2-hydroxyacid dehydrogenase encodes MNNRRAVFLDHASLDLGDLDLAPLRQAFGELHLHPQTAAEDVPGRLHGAQVAISNKVRIDAAAMAANPELKLILVAATGTNNIDLEAARAQGIAVCNCQAYGTPSVAQHTLMLLLALATSLPDYQTAVRAGRWQQASQFCLLDFPIMELEGKTLGLLGHGELGGAVARLAEAFGMRVLLGQLPGRPARADRLPLAELLPQVDALTLHCPLNEQTRDMIGAAELALMKPGALLVNTARGGLVNEEALAAALRNGHLGGAATDVLTQEPPQNGNPLLAADIPRLIVTPHSAWGSREARQRIVGQLAENARCFFDGTPRRVVG; translated from the coding sequence ATGAACAATCGCCGCGCCGTCTTCCTCGACCACGCCTCCCTCGACCTTGGCGACCTGGACCTGGCCCCGCTGCGCCAGGCCTTCGGCGAACTGCACCTGCACCCGCAAACCGCCGCCGAAGACGTGCCTGGCCGCCTGCACGGTGCACAGGTCGCCATCAGCAACAAGGTGCGAATCGACGCCGCTGCCATGGCCGCCAACCCGGAGCTGAAACTGATCCTGGTCGCCGCCACCGGCACCAACAATATCGACCTGGAAGCGGCCCGCGCCCAGGGCATCGCCGTCTGCAATTGCCAGGCCTACGGCACGCCTTCGGTGGCCCAGCACACCCTGATGCTGCTGCTCGCCCTGGCCACCAGCCTGCCGGACTACCAGACCGCCGTGCGCGCCGGCCGTTGGCAGCAGGCGAGCCAGTTCTGCCTGCTGGACTTCCCTATCATGGAGCTGGAAGGCAAGACCCTCGGCCTGCTCGGCCATGGTGAGCTGGGTGGTGCCGTGGCGCGCCTGGCGGAAGCCTTCGGCATGCGCGTGCTACTTGGCCAATTGCCGGGCCGCCCGGCTCGCGCCGACCGCCTGCCCCTCGCCGAGCTGCTGCCCCAAGTGGACGCACTGACCCTGCACTGCCCCCTCAATGAGCAGACCCGCGACATGATCGGCGCCGCCGAACTGGCCCTGATGAAGCCCGGCGCCCTACTGGTGAACACCGCCCGGGGCGGCCTGGTGAACGAGGAAGCCCTGGCTGCGGCCCTGCGCAATGGCCATCTGGGCGGTGCCGCCACCGACGTGCTGACCCAGGAACCGCCACAGAACGGCAACCCGCTGCTGGCCGCCGATATCCCGCGCCTGATCGTCACCCCCCACAGCGCCTGGGGCAGCCGCGAGGCGCGCCAGCGCATCGTCGGCCAGTTGGCCGAAAACGCCCGGTGTTTCTTCGACGGCACGCCGCGCCGGGTGGTCGGTTGA
- a CDS encoding fatty acid--CoA ligase: MLQTRVIKPADNAYVFPLLIKRLLMSGSRFEKTREIVYRDRIRYNYATFNERVARLANVLTEAGVKAGDTVAVMDWDSHRYLECMFAIPMIGAVLHTINIRLSPEQILYTINHAEDRFVLVNSEFVPVFNSIRSQMTTVEKTLLLTDGTDHEADLPNLVGEYETLLSAASTQYDFPDFDENSVATTFYTTGTTGNPKGVYFTHRQLVLHTLSMASTIGALDSIRLMGTNDVYMPITPMFHVHAWGVPYVATMLGVKQVYPGRYEPDMLCHLIREEKVSFSHCVPTILQMVMNAPTAQGYDFGGLKMIIGGSALNRSLYEAAKSRGIQLTAAYGMSETCPLISVGYLNEELLAGSEDECITYRIKAGVPVPLVETALMDANGNFQPVDGESQGELVLRAPWLTQGYFNEPEKSEELWEHGWLHTGDVATLDGMGYIDIRDRIKDVIKTGGEWISSLELEDLISRHPAVKEVAVVGVPDPQWGERPFALVIVRDNQALDAKALKEHLKPFVEQGHINKWAIPSQIALVTEIPKTSVGKLDKKRIRVDIAQWQAAGSTFLSAL, from the coding sequence ATGCTCCAGACCCGCGTCATCAAACCCGCTGACAACGCCTACGTCTTTCCCCTGCTGATCAAGCGTCTGTTGATGTCTGGCAGCCGCTTCGAGAAGACCCGCGAGATCGTCTACCGCGACCGTATCCGTTACAACTACGCCACTTTCAATGAGCGCGTCGCGCGCCTGGCCAACGTCCTCACCGAGGCCGGGGTGAAGGCGGGTGATACCGTGGCGGTGATGGACTGGGACAGCCACCGCTACCTGGAGTGCATGTTCGCCATCCCGATGATTGGCGCCGTGCTGCACACCATCAACATCCGTCTTTCGCCGGAACAGATCCTCTACACCATCAACCACGCCGAAGACCGCTTCGTGCTGGTCAACAGCGAGTTCGTGCCGGTCTTCAACTCCATCCGCAGCCAGATGACTACGGTGGAGAAGACCCTGCTACTCACCGACGGCACCGACCACGAGGCCGACCTGCCCAACCTGGTGGGCGAGTACGAAACCCTGCTGTCGGCGGCAAGCACCCAGTACGACTTCCCCGATTTCGACGAAAACTCGGTGGCCACCACCTTCTACACCACCGGCACCACCGGTAACCCGAAGGGCGTCTACTTCACCCACCGCCAGCTGGTGCTGCACACCCTGTCCATGGCCTCCACCATTGGCGCCCTGGATAGCATCCGCCTGATGGGCACCAACGACGTCTACATGCCCATCACCCCGATGTTCCACGTCCACGCCTGGGGCGTGCCTTACGTGGCCACCATGCTGGGCGTGAAGCAGGTATATCCCGGCCGCTACGAGCCGGACATGCTCTGCCACCTGATCCGCGAGGAAAAGGTCTCCTTCTCCCACTGCGTGCCCACCATCCTGCAGATGGTGATGAATGCCCCCACCGCCCAGGGCTACGACTTCGGCGGCCTGAAGATGATCATCGGTGGCAGCGCGCTGAACCGCTCCCTTTATGAGGCGGCCAAGTCCCGTGGCATCCAGCTCACCGCCGCGTACGGCATGTCCGAGACCTGCCCGTTGATCTCGGTGGGCTACCTCAACGAGGAGCTGCTGGCCGGCAGCGAAGACGAGTGCATTACCTACCGCATCAAGGCCGGCGTGCCGGTGCCTCTGGTGGAAACGGCGCTGATGGACGCAAACGGCAATTTCCAGCCGGTGGATGGCGAGTCCCAGGGCGAGCTGGTCCTGCGCGCCCCCTGGCTGACCCAGGGTTACTTCAATGAGCCGGAGAAGAGCGAGGAACTCTGGGAGCACGGCTGGCTGCACACCGGTGACGTCGCCACCCTCGACGGAATGGGCTACATCGACATCCGCGACCGCATCAAGGATGTGATCAAGACCGGCGGCGAGTGGATTTCCTCCCTGGAGCTGGAAGACCTCATCAGCCGTCACCCCGCCGTGAAGGAAGTGGCGGTGGTAGGGGTACCCGACCCGCAATGGGGTGAGCGTCCCTTCGCCCTGGTGATCGTTCGTGACAACCAGGCCCTGGATGCCAAGGCACTGAAGGAACACCTCAAGCCCTTTGTCGAGCAAGGTCACATCAATAAGTGGGCCATTCCCAGCCAGATCGCGCTTGTTACTGAAATTCCCAAGACCAGCGTGGGCAAGCTGGACAAGAAACGCATTCGCGTCGACATCGCCCAATGGCAGGCTGCTGGCAGCACTTTCCTCTCCGCTCTCTAA
- a CDS encoding DUF1329 domain-containing protein, which yields MKTTKSLLQTGALALSLLATSVMAAVSADEAAKLGTSLTPLGAEKAGNADGSIPAWTGGLPQSAGNADARGFLSNPFASEQPLFTITAQNVDQYKDKLTPGQLAMFKRYPDTYKMPVYTTHRTATVPAKVIEATQYNATHTKLVEGGNGLEDFHTANPFPIPQNGLEAIWNHITRYRGGSVRRLVTQATPQPNGSYSLVYFQDEFTFRDQLKDYDPSKPSNILFYFKQRVTAPSRLAGNVLLVHETLNQVKEPRLAWLYNAGQRRVRRAPQVSYDGPGTAADGLRTSDNFDLYNGAPDRYDWKLEGKKEIYIPYNSYKLDDPNLKYSDIIKAGHINQDLTRYELHRVWHVVATLKPGERHIYAKRDFYIDEDTWQAAAIDHYDGRGTLWRVAEAHAQYYYNNQVPWYTLESLYDLLSGRYLALGMKNEEKQSYDFGYTASESDYTPAALRQAGVR from the coding sequence ATGAAAACAACAAAGAGTCTGCTGCAAACCGGCGCGCTCGCGCTGTCCCTGCTGGCCACCAGCGTCATGGCTGCGGTCTCTGCTGACGAAGCAGCCAAGCTGGGCACCAGCCTGACCCCGCTGGGCGCCGAGAAAGCCGGCAACGCCGATGGCTCGATTCCCGCGTGGACCGGCGGCCTGCCGCAGAGCGCGGGCAACGCCGATGCCCGCGGGTTCCTGTCGAACCCCTTCGCCAGCGAACAGCCGCTGTTCACCATCACCGCGCAGAACGTCGACCAGTACAAGGACAAGCTGACCCCCGGCCAGCTGGCGATGTTCAAGCGTTACCCCGACACCTACAAGATGCCGGTGTACACGACCCACCGCACCGCCACTGTGCCTGCCAAGGTGATCGAGGCCACCCAGTACAACGCCACCCACACCAAGCTGGTGGAAGGCGGCAACGGCCTGGAGGACTTCCACACCGCCAACCCGTTCCCGATTCCGCAGAACGGCCTGGAAGCGATCTGGAACCACATCACCCGCTATCGCGGTGGCAGCGTGCGTCGTCTGGTGACCCAGGCGACCCCGCAGCCGAACGGCTCCTACAGCCTGGTGTACTTCCAGGACGAGTTCACCTTCCGCGACCAACTGAAGGACTACGACCCGAGCAAGCCGAGCAACATCCTGTTCTATTTCAAGCAGCGCGTAACCGCGCCGTCCCGCCTGGCCGGTAACGTGCTGCTGGTGCACGAAACCCTCAACCAGGTGAAGGAGCCGCGCCTGGCCTGGCTTTACAACGCTGGTCAGCGCCGCGTGCGCCGCGCCCCGCAGGTGTCCTACGACGGTCCGGGTACTGCCGCCGACGGTCTGCGTACTTCCGACAACTTCGATCTCTACAACGGTGCTCCGGACCGTTACGACTGGAAGCTGGAAGGCAAGAAGGAGATCTACATCCCCTACAACAGCTACAAGCTGGATGATCCGAATCTGAAGTACAGCGACATCATCAAGGCCGGCCACATCAACCAGGACCTGACCCGCTACGAGCTGCACCGCGTGTGGCACGTGGTGGCCACCCTGAAGCCGGGCGAGCGCCACATCTACGCCAAGCGTGACTTCTACATCGACGAAGACACCTGGCAGGCCGCCGCCATCGACCACTACGACGGTCGTGGCACCCTGTGGCGCGTAGCCGAAGCCCATGCCCAGTACTACTACAACAACCAGGTGCCCTGGTACACCCTGGAAAGCCTCTACGACCTGCTTTCCGGCCGCTACCTGGCCCTGGGCATGAAGAACGAGGAGAAGCAGTCCTACGACTTCGGCTACACCGCCTCTGAAAGCGACTACACCCCCGCGGCCCTGCGCCAGGCGGGCGTTCGCTAA
- a CDS encoding MFS transporter: MNRPATVIRFINAAHVIDHMFMLIFPAAVLGMGRDFGLAYGELIGLSLGGFIAFGACSLPAGWLGDRWSRRQMLLVFFLGIGASAILTGLSGSVPALVAGLTLMGVFAAIYHPVGTAMLVAHAENRGREIGINGMWGNLGVAFAALLTGFLTARFGWRAAFILPGAVALLLGFWFAWCVKDEAPPVLAANAGRAGSGSRISMPLVFGVLALVTATGGVVFNASTVTYPKLFQERLHELFASPEALGLVVSLAYAFGAVAQLLIGRVIDRVSLKLPFVVLTFFQAPLLLAMAWSDGWAVIPLGAAFMFVVFGQVTVNDSMVANFVAPQWQARVFALRYFVSFGASAAAIPMIAFIEPREGLVGLYLVLAGFAVLTFTAALVFPRTPAHAPSVATAQ; encoded by the coding sequence ATGAACCGACCCGCTACCGTCATTCGCTTCATCAATGCCGCCCATGTGATCGATCACATGTTCATGCTGATCTTCCCGGCCGCCGTGCTGGGTATGGGCCGTGACTTCGGCCTGGCCTACGGCGAGCTGATCGGCCTTTCCCTGGGCGGCTTCATCGCCTTCGGTGCCTGTTCGCTACCGGCCGGCTGGCTGGGGGACCGCTGGAGTCGGAGGCAGATGTTGCTGGTGTTCTTCCTCGGGATCGGCGCCTCGGCCATCCTCACTGGTCTAAGCGGCAGCGTCCCGGCTCTGGTGGCGGGTCTGACGCTGATGGGGGTATTCGCCGCCATCTATCACCCGGTGGGTACCGCCATGCTGGTGGCCCATGCCGAGAACCGTGGGCGAGAGATCGGCATCAATGGCATGTGGGGCAACCTGGGCGTGGCCTTCGCCGCCCTGCTGACCGGCTTTTTGACTGCCCGCTTTGGCTGGCGTGCAGCCTTCATCCTGCCGGGGGCGGTGGCCCTGCTGCTGGGGTTCTGGTTCGCCTGGTGCGTGAAGGACGAGGCGCCTCCCGTATTAGCCGCCAATGCCGGGCGTGCGGGGAGTGGTTCACGCATTTCGATGCCGCTGGTGTTCGGCGTACTGGCCCTGGTGACCGCCACCGGCGGCGTGGTGTTCAACGCCTCCACGGTGACCTATCCCAAGCTGTTCCAGGAGCGCCTGCATGAACTGTTTGCGTCGCCGGAAGCCCTCGGCCTGGTGGTCAGCCTGGCCTATGCCTTCGGCGCCGTGGCACAACTGCTGATCGGCCGGGTTATCGATCGCGTCAGCCTGAAGCTGCCCTTCGTTGTGTTGACCTTCTTTCAGGCGCCGTTGCTGCTGGCCATGGCGTGGAGCGACGGCTGGGCCGTCATTCCGCTGGGGGCCGCGTTCATGTTCGTGGTGTTCGGCCAGGTGACGGTGAACGATTCCATGGTGGCCAATTTCGTGGCGCCCCAGTGGCAGGCGCGGGTGTTCGCGCTGCGCTACTTCGTCTCCTTCGGTGCCAGCGCGGCAGCAATCCCGATGATCGCGTTCATCGAACCGCGTGAAGGGTTGGTGGGGCTGTACCTGGTGCTGGCGGGCTTCGCGGTGCTGACCTTCACGGCGGCGCTGGTGTTTCCGAGGACGCCGGCCCATGCGCCAAGCGTGGCCACTGCACAGTAA
- a CDS encoding acetyl-CoA C-acyltransferase, translated as MSDIVIVSGARTPMGGFQGSLSGVPAVDLGALAIREAVSRAGIEPTDVQEVIMGNVLPAGLKQGPARQAALNAGLPSATGCTTINKLCGSGMKAVMLAHDLLKAGTNSVMVAGGMESMSNAPYVLEKARTGLRMGHGEIKDHMFLDGLEDARTGRLMGSFAQETADKYGVTREEMDAYAIESLKRAQAAIADGSLAAEIAPVTVTTRKGEVVVKDDEQPLTANLDKIPGLKPAFKKDGTITAANASSISDGASALVLMTAEEASRRGLKPLARIVGHATQSQDPSEFTLAPIGAMTNLFKKTGWNKDDVDLFEINEAFAMVTMLAMREHGLDHAKVNVYGGACAQGHPVGSTGSRIIITLINALRNKGGKRGVASLCIGGGEATAVAIELL; from the coding sequence ATGTCCGATATCGTTATCGTCAGTGGCGCCCGTACTCCCATGGGCGGCTTCCAGGGCAGCCTGTCCGGCGTTCCCGCCGTGGACCTGGGGGCACTGGCCATACGCGAGGCCGTCAGCCGCGCCGGCATCGAGCCGACGGACGTGCAGGAAGTGATCATGGGCAACGTACTGCCCGCCGGCCTCAAGCAGGGCCCGGCCCGCCAGGCTGCACTGAACGCCGGCCTGCCCTCCGCTACCGGTTGCACCACCATCAACAAGTTGTGCGGCTCCGGCATGAAAGCCGTGATGCTGGCCCACGACCTGCTCAAGGCAGGCACCAACTCCGTGATGGTGGCCGGCGGCATGGAAAGCATGTCCAACGCCCCCTACGTGCTGGAAAAGGCCCGCACCGGCCTGCGCATGGGCCACGGCGAGATCAAGGACCACATGTTCCTCGACGGCCTGGAAGACGCCCGCACCGGTCGCCTGATGGGTTCCTTCGCCCAGGAAACCGCCGACAAGTACGGCGTGACCCGTGAAGAGATGGACGCCTACGCCATCGAGTCCCTGAAGCGCGCCCAGGCCGCCATCGCCGACGGTTCCCTGGCCGCTGAGATCGCCCCGGTGACCGTGACCACCCGTAAGGGTGAGGTCGTGGTGAAGGACGACGAGCAGCCGCTTACCGCCAACCTGGACAAGATCCCGGGCCTGAAGCCGGCCTTCAAGAAAGACGGCACCATCACCGCCGCCAACGCCAGCTCCATCTCCGACGGCGCCAGCGCCCTGGTCCTGATGACTGCCGAAGAAGCGTCCCGCCGTGGCCTCAAGCCCCTGGCCAGGATCGTCGGCCACGCCACCCAGAGCCAGGACCCGAGCGAATTCACCCTGGCCCCCATCGGCGCCATGACCAACCTGTTCAAGAAGACCGGCTGGAACAAGGACGACGTGGACCTGTTCGAGATCAACGAAGCCTTCGCCATGGTGACCATGCTGGCCATGCGCGAACACGGCCTGGACCACGCCAAGGTCAACGTCTACGGCGGCGCCTGCGCCCAGGGCCACCCGGTGGGCTCCACCGGCTCCCGCATCATCATCACCCTGATCAACGCCCTGCGTAACAAGGGTGGCAAGCGCGGCGTGGCTTCGCTCTGCATCGGTGGCGGTGAAGCGACTGCAGTGGCGATCGAGCTGCTGTAA
- a CDS encoding helix-turn-helix transcriptional regulator: MLIEHLPQGRIAAIARDYRDGDHVAPHLHREAQFLYAAEGLMRLVTAAGAWVIPPTRAVWIPPGIEHQIFMSGQVQMRTLYIAADAAPPALDACCVLAVPPLLRELILRLVELDAKGSEDERRSLVQRLILHEIAALERMPLHLPMPRDRRLQAICLALLEAPDSTRTLEEWGLDVGASTRTLARLFAQELGMSFNEWRQHLRLTEALPRLLAGQDVQSVARDLGYGSGRAFSAMFRRLLGENPRDYVASLGLLATLERD, translated from the coding sequence ATGTTGATCGAACACCTGCCCCAGGGGCGGATCGCGGCCATCGCCCGCGACTACCGGGACGGTGACCACGTCGCCCCCCATCTCCATCGCGAAGCACAATTCCTCTATGCCGCCGAGGGGCTGATGCGCCTGGTCACCGCGGCCGGCGCCTGGGTCATCCCGCCCACCCGCGCCGTGTGGATACCGCCGGGGATCGAGCACCAGATATTCATGTCCGGCCAGGTGCAGATGCGCACCCTGTACATTGCCGCCGACGCTGCGCCACCCGCCCTGGACGCCTGCTGCGTGCTGGCGGTGCCGCCACTGCTGCGTGAGCTCATCCTGCGACTGGTGGAACTGGATGCGAAGGGTTCGGAAGACGAGCGCCGCAGCCTGGTGCAACGCCTCATCCTCCACGAGATCGCCGCCCTGGAGCGTATGCCGCTCCACCTGCCCATGCCGAGGGATCGCCGATTGCAGGCCATCTGCCTGGCCCTGCTGGAAGCGCCGGACAGCACGCGGACGCTGGAAGAATGGGGATTGGACGTGGGCGCCAGCACCCGCACCCTGGCCCGGCTGTTCGCCCAGGAACTGGGCATGAGTTTCAACGAGTGGCGCCAGCACCTGCGCCTCACCGAAGCCCTGCCCCGATTGCTCGCCGGGCAGGACGTGCAATCGGTGGCGAGGGACCTGGGCTACGGCAGCGGCCGGGCCTTCAGCGCCATGTTCCGACGCCTGCTGGGAGAGAATCCGAGGGACTACGTGGCCAGCCTGGGCTTGCTGGCCACGCTGGAGCGGGATTGA
- a CDS encoding DUF1302 domain-containing protein, with protein MTTTTKLWRLAKLPLAVSLASTLAAPAFGVSFNIGEIEGQFDSSLSVGASWSMRGADKDLIGVNNGGDGLSQTSDDGHLNFKKGETFSKIFKGIHDLELKYGDTGVFMRGKYWYDFELKDEHRLFKDIDDHGRKEGAKSSGAELLDAFIYHNYNIADLPGSVRLGKQVVSWGESTFIGNSINAINPIDVSAFRRPGAEIKEGLIPVNMFYVSQSLTDNLSAEAFYQLEWDQTVIDNCGTFFSQPDVVADGCNDNLRVLRKASSLSPAALGALGRFGVDVNEEGVLVPRGPDRDARDSGQWGTALRYFSEPLDTEFGAYFINYHSRGPIFSGHSATQAQLNAINAGLPNVPALGANNPANLRPLAVAGSSNYFIEYPEDIRLYGLSFSTTLPTGTAWSGEVSYRPNAPVQLNTTDILFAGVGSLGGLFGNASVLDGAPGQDLHGYRRKEITQFQTTFTHFFDQVMGASRLTLVGEVGVVHTGGLESTSEARYGRDPVFGPGPLPATGPLNTCTTLNASTLGNPNAENVSKYCEDDGFVTSTAWGYRVRAVWDYNDVFAGVNLKPNVAWSHDVDGYGPNGLFTEDAKAVSLGLDAEYQNTYTASLAYTDFFGGKYNTLIDRDFLALSFGVNF; from the coding sequence ATGACAACAACCACAAAACTCTGGCGCCTGGCGAAACTGCCACTGGCCGTCAGCCTCGCTTCCACGCTCGCCGCTCCGGCATTTGGCGTGAGTTTCAACATCGGTGAGATCGAAGGTCAGTTCGACTCCTCTCTGTCCGTGGGGGCCAGTTGGTCGATGCGGGGGGCCGACAAGGACCTGATCGGTGTGAACAACGGTGGGGACGGCCTGTCCCAGACCTCCGACGACGGCCACCTGAACTTCAAGAAGGGCGAAACATTCTCGAAGATCTTCAAGGGTATCCATGACCTCGAGCTGAAGTACGGCGACACCGGCGTCTTCATGCGCGGCAAGTACTGGTACGACTTCGAGCTGAAGGACGAGCACCGCCTGTTCAAGGACATCGACGACCACGGTCGCAAGGAAGGCGCCAAATCGTCTGGCGCCGAACTGCTCGACGCCTTCATCTACCACAACTACAACATTGCCGACCTGCCGGGCAGCGTGCGCCTGGGCAAGCAGGTGGTGAGCTGGGGTGAAAGCACCTTCATCGGCAACAGCATCAACGCGATCAACCCGATCGACGTGTCCGCCTTCCGCCGCCCCGGCGCCGAGATCAAGGAAGGCCTGATCCCGGTCAACATGTTCTATGTGTCCCAGAGCCTGACCGACAACCTGTCGGCCGAAGCCTTCTACCAACTGGAGTGGGACCAGACCGTCATCGACAACTGCGGCACCTTCTTCTCCCAGCCGGACGTGGTGGCGGATGGTTGTAATGACAACCTGCGCGTGCTCAGAAAGGCATCCAGCCTGAGCCCTGCTGCCCTTGGCGCTCTGGGCAGGTTCGGTGTGGATGTCAACGAGGAAGGTGTTCTGGTCCCTCGTGGTCCTGACCGTGACGCCAGAGACAGTGGCCAGTGGGGCACTGCACTGCGCTATTTCTCGGAGCCCCTGGATACCGAGTTCGGTGCTTACTTCATCAACTATCACAGCCGTGGGCCGATCTTCAGTGGTCACAGCGCAACTCAGGCTCAACTGAATGCCATCAATGCCGGCTTGCCGAACGTTCCGGCCCTCGGTGCGAACAACCCGGCAAACCTGCGGCCCCTGGCCGTCGCAGGCTCTTCGAACTACTTCATCGAATACCCGGAAGACATTCGCCTGTACGGCCTGAGCTTCTCCACCACGCTGCCCACCGGTACCGCCTGGAGCGGTGAAGTGAGCTACCGGCCGAACGCTCCGGTCCAGCTGAACACCACCGATATCCTCTTCGCGGGCGTCGGTTCCCTGGGCGGCCTGTTCGGTAACGCATCGGTGCTGGATGGCGCTCCGGGCCAGGACCTGCATGGCTATCGCCGCAAGGAAATTACTCAGTTCCAGACCACCTTCACCCACTTCTTCGATCAGGTGATGGGCGCCAGCCGTCTGACCCTGGTGGGCGAAGTCGGTGTCGTGCATACCGGTGGTCTGGAGAGCACCAGCGAAGCCCGCTACGGCCGTGACCCGGTGTTCGGCCCCGGACCGCTGCCGGCGACCGGTCCCCTCAATACCTGTACAACCCTCAACGCCAGCACCCTGGGCAACCCGAACGCCGAGAACGTGAGCAAGTACTGCGAAGACGACGGCTTTGTCACCAGCACCGCCTGGGGTTACCGCGTCCGCGCCGTGTGGGATTACAACGACGTGTTCGCCGGCGTGAACCTGAAGCCGAACGTTGCCTGGTCCCATGACGTCGACGGTTACGGTCCGAACGGCCTGTTCACTGAAGACGCCAAGGCTGTGAGCCTGGGCCTTGATGCCGAGTACCAGAACACCTACACGGCCAGCCTGGCATACACCGACTTCTTTGGCGGCAAGTACAACACCCTGATCGACCGCGATTTCCTCGCGCTCAGCTTCGGCGTGAACTTCTAA